In the genome of Xylanivirga thermophila, the window TTGTCAAGGTTGGGTAGTATTTTCTCGTATACACTCGAAAATCTCCACCCTCCCCTTGACAAGAGGAAGTAAATGGATAAGTATGATTTTCTCAAAAAGTGTTGCATTTAATATTGCAATTTAGACCACATAAAAAACATAAAAAAAGTCTAAATACCATTGACTTATTCTCTATAATACCTTATAATAGTAATCGTCGCTTCAATAAAAGCATATAGGGGAGTAGCTCAATTGGTAGAGTAGTGGTCTCCAAAACCATTGGTTGCGGGTTCGATTCCTGTCTCCCCTGCCAATAAAAAAACCGTTAGGTTCTATACAACCTAACGGTTTTTTATTTATAAATCCAAAAACACGAATACCGCCAATATTGGCGGCATTCACTTATTATTATGAAAGGGGAAACAAATTAAAGATATAACACTAAAAAAGAGCTTGAGCTAAATCTCTCAAACCCTTGATATTATGGTGCCGGAGACCGGGATCGAACCGGTACGGTTTTACTCAAACCGCAGGATTTTAAGTCCTGTGCGTCTGCCTATTCCGCCACTCCGGCATAGATGAATGGAGGCGCCACCCAGATTTGAACTGGGGAATAGAGGTTTTGCAGACCTCTGCCTTACCACTTGGCTATGGCGCCATTCATTATGGAGCGGAAGACGGGATTCGAACCCGCGACATTCGCCTTGGCAAGGCGACGCTCTACCACTGAGCCACTCCCGCATAAACTAACCTTGGTGCCTCGGGGCGGAATCGAACCACCGACACGCGGATTTTCAGTCCACTGCTCTACCGACTGAGCTACCGAGGCAAATTTGGCGACCCGGAAGGGGATCGAACCCTCGACCTCTAGCGTGACAGGCTAGCGTTCTAACCAGCTGAACTACCGGGCCAAACCAAATGGTGGGCACAATAGGGCTCGAACCTATGACCCCCTGCTTGTAAGGCAGGTGCTCTCCCAGCTGAGCTATGCGCCCTTATTTGTTGCTGTTTTTCAGCGACAAATAGAAGTATATAATAAATAGGCATAGAAGTCAAAATAGATGACATGCAATTATAGTTAAATATAGTAGTTAAACTTCCTTTTCCTTCTGTTTACTCGCATTTTGTAGCTTATTCATTATAAATACATTTTTATCTTCTTTTTTTAAGTTGTCTTGAAATATCATCCAATTTAATACCTTTATCTACCATTAATACCAATAAATGATACACTAAGTCTGATATTTCATATATTATTTCATTTTTCCTCCCGCCTTTTGCAGCTATGATAACTTCTGCCGATTCTTCCCCTACCTTCTTAAGTATTTTATCTATACCTTTATCGAACAGATAATTGGTATAGGATCCCTCTTTGGGATTGTTCTTTCGATTGATTATTATATTATATAGCTCACCTAATATGAAGATATTATTATTTAAATTTACTTGCTGACTTTCATTATAAACCAATTGATAAAAGCAGCTTGTATTTCCGGTGTGGCAAGCAGCTCCTGCTTGTTTTACCTTTATAAGCAAAGTATCGCTATCACAGTCTAAGTATATTTCTTTTACATGTTGCACATGACCCGAGGTTTCTCCCTTCATCCACAGTTTTTGCCTACTCCTACTCCAAAACCATGTTTTTCCTGTTTGTATGGTATTGTCAAGAGATTCTTTATTCATATATGCCAACATAAGTACATTATTTGTACCAATATCTTGGATTATGGCCGGTAGGAATCCCTTTTCATTAAATTTAATATTGCAAAGTCCCTGCCACGTATTAAGATATGCTTTTAAAGTAGCAATATTTATTTCATTGAAATGAAATAATGAAGCTGCGAGTAACCCTTGAGCTTGTGCATCAAGCATTGCATCTCTAAAATCTTCCATTTTACCTGCGCCACCGGAAGCTATAACAGGGATTTTGATATTTGAAGCAACAGTTTTGATAAGAGAAATATCATAGCCTTCTTTTGTGCCATCTCTATCCATACTAGTAAGGAGTATTGCTCCCGCCCCTAGACTTTCTATTTCTTTTGCCCATTCTAAGACATCGAGACCGGTATTTATTGTACCTCCTCTTGTATATACGTTCCATCCAGACCCATTAGGTTTAGCTTTTGAATCTATGGCTACAATTAAGTGCTCTTTACCAAATTCATCTGATATGTATGATATAAGCTTAGGATCATCTACAGCTGCGGAATTGATAGAGATTTTATCTGCTCCCGCCTTAAAAAGCATTCTTGCATCTGCCATGCTTGATATACCGCCGCCTATAATAATTGGAATAGATATGTTACTTCTAATTTTTTTTAGTAGATTGATATTTGCATATCTTT includes:
- the hisF gene encoding imidazole glycerol phosphate synthase subunit HisF, with the protein product MKNIKVIPCLDIKNGRVVKGVNFQNIVDTGDPVDFAKHYEKQGADEIVLLDISASNEQRYANINLLKKIRSNISIPIIIGGGISSMADARMLFKAGADKISINSAAVDDPKLISYISDEFGKEHLIVAIDSKAKPNGSGWNVYTRGGTINTGLDVLEWAKEIESLGAGAILLTSMDRDGTKEGYDISLIKTVASNIKIPVIASGGAGKMEDFRDAMLDAQAQGLLAASLFHFNEINIATLKAYLNTWQGLCNIKFNEKGFLPAIIQDIGTNNVLMLAYMNKESLDNTIQTGKTWFWSRSRQKLWMKGETSGHVQHVKEIYLDCDSDTLLIKVKQAGAACHTGNTSCFYQLVYNESQQVNLNNNIFILGELYNIIINRKNNPKEGSYTNYLFDKGIDKILKKVGEESAEVIIAAKGGRKNEIIYEISDLVYHLLVLMVDKGIKLDDISRQLKKRR